One genomic region from Leptolyngbyaceae cyanobacterium JSC-12 encodes:
- a CDS encoding Protein of unknown function (DUF1997) (IMG reference gene:2510096996~PFAM: Protein of unknown function (DUF1997)), translating to MDTRFFASQSVDIPVADQPIPIQHYLRQPHRLVNALTASSRVEVLGNDLFRLKMRPLTFMTLSLQPTVDMRVWAAADGTVHLHSVQCEILGVDYINDRFALNLLGKLTPVTINGVTHLRGRADLEVMVELPLPFALTPKPILETTGNGLLKSVLLTVKQRLMHQLVSDYRAWVSCQFGETASVQSSLLAMNSPLKSLS from the coding sequence ATGGATACTCGTTTTTTCGCGTCCCAATCGGTTGACATTCCCGTAGCTGACCAACCTATCCCCATTCAGCACTACTTGCGCCAGCCCCATCGCCTTGTAAATGCCCTGACTGCGTCGAGTCGGGTGGAAGTTTTAGGTAACGATTTATTTCGACTAAAGATGCGTCCATTAACATTTATGACCCTGAGCTTACAGCCAACGGTTGATATGCGAGTTTGGGCGGCAGCAGATGGAACAGTTCATTTACACTCTGTACAATGCGAAATTTTAGGGGTGGACTACATTAACGATCGCTTTGCGCTCAACCTTTTGGGCAAGTTAACACCTGTGACCATTAATGGAGTGACTCATCTGCGAGGGCGAGCTGATTTAGAAGTGATGGTGGAGTTACCGTTACCCTTTGCCCTAACTCCAAAGCCTATTTTAGAAACTACGGGCAATGGATTGCTGAAAAGTGTATTGTTGACTGTAAAACAACGGTTGATGCACCAGTTAGTGTCTGACTATCGAGCCTGGGTAAGCTGTCAATTCGGTGAGACAGCTAGTGTTCAATCTAGTCTTCTGGCGATGAATAGTCCATTAAAATCATTGTCTTAA
- a CDS encoding ribonuclease HII (IMG reference gene:2510096997~PFAM: Ribonuclease HII), which translates to MSHQRLTSVQQPLLPGFPPSLEDCVIAGVDEVGRGALFGPVVAAAVILPANALEELAAAGVTDSKLVSASQRQALAQLIRQLATDCRIGYASVREIDRLNILQASLLAMRRAIAKLKVQPSLCLIDGNQRVPALDIPQQTVVKGDRTSLVIASASIIAKVWRDELITRLSHRYPQYELARNKGYGTPTHRRAIAEYGSTPYHRQSFSPCRSCVEVRESQSGRLRLN; encoded by the coding sequence ATGTCACATCAACGACTGACTTCCGTTCAACAACCTTTACTGCCAGGTTTTCCGCCTTCTCTGGAGGATTGTGTAATTGCTGGAGTGGATGAAGTTGGACGAGGAGCGTTGTTTGGTCCTGTAGTAGCTGCTGCCGTAATTTTGCCAGCCAATGCGCTCGAAGAACTGGCAGCCGCTGGAGTGACCGATAGTAAACTAGTGTCTGCCTCGCAGCGACAGGCACTGGCTCAGTTAATCCGCCAACTAGCGACTGATTGCCGAATTGGCTATGCTTCTGTTAGAGAAATTGATCGCTTAAATATTCTTCAGGCATCTTTACTCGCAATGCGACGTGCGATCGCTAAATTAAAAGTTCAGCCAAGTTTGTGTTTAATTGATGGAAATCAGCGGGTTCCAGCATTAGATATTCCTCAGCAAACGGTTGTGAAAGGCGATCGCACGTCTTTAGTTATTGCTTCTGCCAGTATCATCGCTAAAGTCTGGCGAGATGAACTGATTACACGCTTGTCACATCGTTACCCACAATATGAGCTAGCCAGGAATAAAGGATATGGCACACCTACCCATCGACGTGCGATCGCAGAATATGGTTCCACCCCTTATCACCGTCAATCGTTTAGTCCCTGTCGGAGTTGTGTGGAGGTAAGAGAGTCACAATCTGGACGACTTAGACTCAATTAA